One window of the Nocardia huaxiensis genome contains the following:
- a CDS encoding dipeptidase, whose product MPISDEARQVHDAAIVVDLHADTPKLISRGYDFTRRHQPPWPLNRFAGHVDLPRMRAGGLTAQWFGMWTAPYPRKTAAADVHRQIDAVTALARTHPHEFRLAVTAAAIRDAHAAGISVGLLGIEGGQALQGDLDNLVAFARRGVRYLGLSHFSRTEISYPAMGIGRNPNRGLTPFGCEVVEACEELGVLVDLAHVNRRGFFDALARARGPVIVSHTGVAGVRPSWRNLDDEQIRAVAATGGVVGIIFSPAYLGGELDAVVEHLVHAINVGGRECVALGSDWDGFIRPARGLESPAQLPHLTDALLRRGLEPETVQLLLGGNVLRVLDTLEARHSPIEHT is encoded by the coding sequence TTCACGACGCGGCCATCGTGGTCGACCTGCACGCCGACACACCCAAACTCATCTCACGAGGCTACGACTTCACGAGACGACACCAGCCGCCCTGGCCGCTCAATCGCTTTGCCGGACACGTGGATCTGCCGCGTATGCGCGCAGGCGGCCTCACCGCACAGTGGTTCGGGATGTGGACGGCCCCATACCCGCGCAAGACGGCGGCAGCCGACGTGCACCGGCAAATCGACGCGGTCACGGCATTGGCCCGCACGCATCCACACGAATTCCGTCTCGCCGTCACCGCCGCCGCCATCCGTGATGCGCACGCCGCCGGTATCAGCGTGGGACTGCTCGGAATCGAGGGAGGGCAAGCCCTGCAAGGCGATCTCGACAACCTCGTCGCCTTCGCACGCCGAGGGGTGCGATATCTGGGCCTGAGCCATTTCAGCCGCACCGAAATCAGCTATCCCGCAATGGGAATCGGCCGCAACCCCAACCGCGGCCTCACCCCCTTCGGGTGTGAGGTGGTCGAAGCCTGCGAAGAACTCGGCGTTCTGGTCGACCTCGCCCACGTCAACAGGCGCGGATTCTTCGACGCGCTCGCCCGTGCACGCGGTCCCGTCATCGTCTCGCACACCGGGGTAGCCGGAGTGAGGCCATCCTGGCGCAACCTCGACGACGAACAGATCCGGGCCGTGGCAGCCACCGGCGGAGTGGTCGGGATCATCTTTTCACCGGCCTATCTCGGAGGCGAACTCGACGCCGTCGTCGAGCACCTGGTCCACGCCATCAATGTCGGCGGCCGGGAATGTGTGGCCCTGGGCTCGGATTGGGACGGATTCATCCGACCAGCGCGCGGATTGGAAAGCCCCGCACAACTGCCTCACCTCACCGACGCGCTGCTGCGCCGCGGCCTCGAACCGGAGACCGTTCAGCTCCTGCTGGGCGGCAATGTGCTGCGGGTCCTCGACACCCTCGAGGCCCGTCACAGCCCGATCGAGCACACCTGA